In Vicinamibacterales bacterium, the following are encoded in one genomic region:
- a CDS encoding PHP domain-containing protein — MSYIELHASSAFSFLDGASLPEALAERAAALGYSALALLDRDGVYGAPRFHLAAKKAGLKAIIGAELTLRGTNGLVQSVAAGSGARASRLVPRVPPDSVFRLPVLIESPVGYKNLCRLLTTMKLRAPKGEGVLSLDELDGHTAGLIAIGGRAMLSGARFGVGGLIDRLVGVFGQANTYLELQRHLLRDEEADNHALRDLAGAYHLPIVATNGVRFGEPAARPLYDVLTCIRHKTTLAQAGRRLSVNGERYLKSPAQMAALFTDLPEALHASRELADRLSFTMADLGYRFPAYPVPERESMASFLRHITMAGARERYRPIEPRHARQLERELDLIEKLDLAGYFLIVWDIVNFCRQEGILVQGRGSAANSAVCYSLGITAVDPVGMDLLFERFLSEQRGEWPDIDLDLPSGDRRERVIQHIYRKYGKLGAAMTANVITYRGRSAAREVGKALSIDAATVDRLAKTMNHFEYVDPHETLAKNLGSAGADAADPAIRQFGELWQQIQDLPRHLGQHSGGMVICQGRLDDVVPLETASMPDRVVIQWDKDDCADMGIVKVDLLGLGMMAVLQDALEVVNAAGGRDAGRGER, encoded by the coding sequence GTGTCGTACATCGAGCTGCACGCGTCTTCCGCCTTTTCTTTTCTCGACGGCGCCTCGCTGCCCGAAGCGCTTGCCGAGCGCGCCGCCGCGCTGGGCTATTCCGCGCTGGCGCTCCTTGATCGCGACGGCGTCTACGGCGCGCCGCGCTTTCACCTGGCCGCGAAGAAGGCGGGGCTGAAGGCGATCATCGGGGCGGAGCTGACGCTGCGAGGCACGAACGGCCTCGTGCAATCCGTCGCGGCCGGCAGCGGCGCCCGCGCCTCGCGTCTGGTGCCGCGCGTGCCGCCGGACAGCGTCTTTCGCCTGCCCGTCCTCATCGAATCGCCGGTCGGCTACAAGAACCTGTGCCGGCTGTTGACGACGATGAAGTTGCGCGCGCCGAAGGGGGAGGGCGTGCTGTCGCTCGACGAGCTCGACGGGCACACCGCCGGCCTCATCGCGATTGGCGGCCGCGCCATGCTGAGCGGCGCGCGCTTCGGCGTCGGCGGCCTGATCGACCGCCTGGTCGGCGTGTTCGGCCAGGCGAACACGTATCTCGAGCTGCAGCGTCACCTGCTCCGCGACGAAGAAGCCGACAACCACGCGCTGCGCGATCTCGCGGGCGCCTATCACCTGCCGATCGTCGCCACCAACGGCGTGCGCTTCGGCGAGCCGGCCGCTCGGCCGCTCTACGACGTGCTCACCTGCATCCGCCACAAGACGACACTGGCGCAGGCCGGGCGGCGCCTGAGCGTCAACGGCGAGCGCTACCTGAAGAGCCCGGCCCAGATGGCCGCGCTCTTCACCGACCTGCCCGAGGCGCTGCACGCCTCGCGCGAACTGGCCGATCGTCTGTCGTTCACGATGGCCGACCTCGGCTATCGCTTTCCGGCGTATCCGGTGCCGGAGCGCGAGTCGATGGCGTCGTTCCTGCGCCACATCACCATGGCGGGGGCGCGCGAGCGCTATCGGCCGATCGAGCCGCGCCACGCGCGGCAGCTCGAACGCGAGCTCGATCTGATCGAGAAACTCGATCTCGCCGGCTACTTCCTGATCGTCTGGGACATCGTCAACTTCTGCCGGCAGGAGGGGATTCTGGTGCAGGGGCGGGGCTCCGCGGCCAACAGCGCCGTCTGCTACAGCCTCGGCATCACCGCGGTCGATCCGGTCGGGATGGATCTGCTGTTCGAGCGGTTCCTCTCGGAACAGCGCGGCGAGTGGCCAGACATCGACCTCGATCTGCCGAGCGGCGATCGCCGCGAACGCGTCATCCAGCACATCTACCGCAAGTACGGAAAGCTCGGGGCGGCGATGACCGCCAACGTGATCACCTATCGCGGCCGGAGCGCGGCGCGCGAAGTCGGGAAAGCGCTGTCGATCGATGCGGCCACCGTCGATCGCCTGGCCAAGACGATGAACCATTTCGAGTACGTCGATCCGCACGAGACGCTGGCGAAGAACCTCGGATCGGCCGGCGCCGACGCCGCGGATCCGGCGATCCGGCAGTTCGGCGAGCTCTGGCAGCAGATTCAGGATCTGCCGCGGCATCTCGGCCAGCACTCGGGGGGCATGGTCATCTGCCAGGGACGGCTCGACGACGTCGTGCCGCTCGAAACCGCTTCGATGCCGGATCGCGTCGTCATCCAGTGGGACAAGGACGACTGCGCCGACATGGGCATCGTGAAAGTCGACCTGCTCGGGCTCGGCATGATGGCGGTGCTGCAGGACGCGCTGGAAGTGGTGAACGCCGCCGGGGGGCGGGACGCCGGCCGCGGAGAGCGTG